The genomic window TATTGAACAGGATTGTCAAAAGTGCGGGGTAAGAGATGTGCGGTACTAAATAAATGGTAAATTTGGAAAAAAATAAAATAATGGTTGAAAAAATACCTCATAAGGTATATTATACCTGTAAGGGTATTTTAAGTTAATTAAACGAGAGGGATGAGTACATGAGAAGAAACTTAAAGGAACAATACAGTCCACTGTATTTCTTAGCAGCGTTAGGTAGTGGAGGATTGGCAATCTCATTTTTTATGTATTTAATGTTTATGGTTAAGCATCCAGGTAGACCGATGGCAAATTTTGAACATGTGTTTCCTACATTACTTGGAAATAATATTTCTTTATCAGCTGTAGTAGCTGTTAGTTTAGTAGGTATTATATTTTTTGCTTTTAAGCATTTTCAAATATTGCTCTGGAATATTCGTGAATATAACCTTTTCAAGAAAACAACTGCTTATCAAGAGCTTCGTAATTCTAATAATGAGGTTTCATTAATGGCCATCCCATTGACTTTAGGGATGACAATAAACGTTGTGTTTATCATTGGTGCTGTTTTTGTTCCTAATCTTTGGAGTATAGTAGAATATCTGTTTCCGTTTGCACTTACAGGGTTCTTGATAGTTGGTGTCTATGCACTTGTCATTTTCAAGGATTATTTCACACGATTTATCATTCAAGGTGATTTAGATTTTGTTAAGAACAATAACTTAAGTCATATGTTAACGATTTTCGCATTTTCTATGATATCTGTTGGGTTTGCGGCACCAGCAGCGATGAGTCATACACTAGCAACTTCTGTTATAGCTATGGTTATGTCTATTTTCTTTGCAAGTTTAGCCATTATGTTAATGATTGTGAAAATGGTACTAGGCTTCAAATCAATTTTTAAGCAAGGTATTGATAAAATGGGAAGCCCGAGTTTGTGGATTGCTATTCCGATTCTCACGCTATTAGGTATTACATTTGTTCGCTTATATATGGGGATAAATCACAACTTGTATGAAGTGGCTGATCCATCTCCCATTCCAATCTTCCTAGTGTTAACAGTGTTTGTATCAATCCAAATCTTGTTTGGTTTTATAGGGTATAGCGTTTTGAAGAAAATAGGCTACTTTACAGATATGATTCATGGCGAAGGGAAAAGTCCGGGCAGCTTTGCACTAATTTGTCCAGGCGTTGCATTCTTTGTACTAGGCATGTTCTATATCCATTGGGGATTCGTTAAGACGGATATTCTTACCCAATATTCTATTGTGTATTTTGCTTTACTACTGCCATTCATTTACGTACAATTTAAAACCGTTACTACAATTTTTAAGCTATCTAGTAAACTACTTCGTGAACCTCGAGTAAATAACGTCGTTTTGAATAAAAAGCAAACAGTGTAAGGTAATACGATTTGCAATAAACGAAAGAGGGTGTCCCAAAACTTGTGTTTTTGGGGCATTTTTTGTTTAGAAAAAAAAGTGTCGTTGACTTTTTCGCGCCATTTCGCTTTGCTTTCCACTGGTGGCCGTGAGCCTCCTTATATGAACGAGACTGTCAAAGCCTCCACTCTACACGGCGGTGTAGGAAGGATGTAGCCTCCCTTTATCTCATTTAAAGAAAGTTTGAATTCAAACTTGTAACATTTGGAAGTTATGATTATAATAATATTTGTGAAATGTTGAGCAGAATCTATTGAATTCAATAATAGAAAATTGTGACGGGAGAATACTATGAATCTAGATGAATTACGAATTGATTTAGCGAGGAGAGGCAAAAGAGGTTTACACTTTATTTTAGCTTCTGTCATTATTTGGTGTGCTGTTCTAATTGTTTGGTTACTTCCCATTGAAGATATATATACAAAAACACTGCTAACTTTTTGTTTCACCACGCCTCTTGTTCCACTTGCTTTTGTTATTTCTAAGGTGATTAAAGCTGAATTCTCGGCAAATAGTAATCCTTTAAATAAACTAGGACTTTTATTTTCATATAATGAACTGCTGTATATCTTAATCGCTATGTGGGTCTATGCAGCAGCACCTGATAAAATGGTCATGGTGTTAGCGATTATTTTTGGAGCACATTTACTACCATTTGGTTGGTTGTATAAGTCAACTGCATACACAGTGATGGCTGTTTTAATCTCTGTAAGCATTTTTATTATTGGTATCATCTTTGACCCTGTGATTGTTTCAATTGTGATGATTTCTTTTGAGATAGTATTTAGCATCTGGCTTATAATAGAGGTTAAGAATTTGCAAAAGGTTGCAACAAGTTAAAATAGAAATAAGTTAAACGGATGTCATAGACATCCGTTTTTTATGTGCAATTAAAAAATGCTAAAAAAAGGATATTTTGAAAAGGTGTCGAATAATTGTTTATTTAGATATAAACAAAGAGTGGGGGAATATAGATTTATGCTTACACAGTTTGAAAGAGTAAAAGAGGAAATTCACAAAGTTATTATAGGTAAAGACACAGAAATTGAGTTGTTTTTTATATCTCTAATGTTCAATGGGCACATTTTATTAGAAAGTGTTCCAGGAACGGGAAAAACTATGCTCGCCAAAACGTTTGCGCAAACAGTAGATAGCAAATTTAGCCGTATTCAGTTTACACCAGATGTATTACCGAGCGATGTAACAGGTATTCAATTTTTTAATCCGAAAAAACAAGAATTCGAAATGAAGATGGGCCCTATTGTTGCGAATATCGTTCTTGCTGATGAAATTAATCGAGCAACACCACGTACACAGTCAAGTTTATTAGAGGTAATGGAGGAGCAACAAGTCACGATAGACGGACAAACTTGTAGATTAGAAAAGCCATTCGTTGTGATTGCTACACAAAACCCAGTTGAATCTCAGCAAGGCACGTTTCCTTTACCTGTTGCACAAATGGACCGTTTTTTTATGAAGTTAAAGACGGATTATCCTACCTTTGAAGAAGAAAAGCAGATGGCAACGTTATATCAGCAAGGGGATTTACTAAAAAAAATAGAACCTGTTTTGAGTGTTGCACATATTCAAGAGTTACAGCAACAGGTGCAAAATGTCAAAGTTGTCGATGATGTAGAAACGTATATTGTGAATATTTGTAGAGAAACGAGAAAACATGCTGCTGTAGAGTTAGGCGTAAGTCCACGTGGTACGTTAGCTCTTATGAAAGCAGCCCAAGGGCACGCCTTTATTAACGACCGGGATTATGTGACACCGACTGATGTGAAAGAGGTTGCTCCATTTGTTATCACTCATCGGATGTATTTAACAACGGAAGGCTCGCTCACAAGAACGCCTTATGCAGTGATACAAGAGATATTAGCGTCTGTTCCGGTGCCTGTGGAAGTGAGTTATGTATAATGGAATGGCAAACATATACAGTAGGCAATCGTATTATGATGGTGTTGGGGGCTACAACCTTTTTTCTTATGATAATAGCTCTTTACATCAATAGTTTTCTTTTTTTCTTTTTTACTATTTTATTGTTAGTTTTCGTTCTAGTAAATTCATATTATGTAGAAAATCTACATAAAGGCATACATATTCTGAATGAAAAAGGTAGGGTGCGTTTACATCAAGGTGACAATTGTGAAATGACAGTAAGTATCCAAAATACTGGATTTCCTATTTTATTAGGAGAGGTTACATTACAAGTTGATGATTGTGTAGAACCGTTAGCAGGCTATGTGGCTAAACAATCGGCTTCTTACATGGTTACAGTTCCTTTGTCACTAACTAGGAAGAGCGAAACAATGATTCGAATACCTGTCCAAACTAAAAAAAGAGGATTAGCGAAAATTCGAAACATAGAGCTACGCATCCCACATTTGTTAGGATTTGGTGTAACAGTACTTCAATATAAACACTTTTATAAACAGGATGCTATTGTGTATCCTTCACCTATACCTGTAAGTCAGTTGGAAACCTTGTATACACAAGTAGAGGGGGCCTTTTACAAGCCCATGTCTATTTATGAAGATCGGTTAGCCACTATTGGAACTCGAGACTATCAATATGGTGATAGTTTATCCAATATTCATTGGACAGCATCTGCTCGTATGATGAAGCTACAAACTAAGCAGTACGAGCGAGTCGTGAACACAGGATTTATGATAGCAGTAAATGTTTCGTCAGGTTATTCATTAACAAGTGATTTAGAATCGATACTGAGCGCAGTTTGTAAAATTGCTTATTTTGCACATGAACAAAACATCCCTTATTCATTAGCTATTAATGTTCGTACCGCTGGGGATATCCCGTTTTATTATGTGTCACCTGGAAGTGGGAGAGAACAGCTTCAAAAAGTTTTGGAACTGTTAGCACAGATTAGTGTAAATTGTGTGACACTTCCATTTCAAAATATGATGTTTGTTGTGAGTCGTCATCTACCGCTTCAGCCATACTGCATTGTCGCAGGGGAAATAACAGAATCAAGTGAAAGGCTAGTATTAGAGATTTCAAAAAAGGTTGAAGCAACGTTTTCTTTAGCAATCTCAAATGAACAGCATGCTTACATGGCCAGATGGTGTTAGACAAGGGGGAAAGATCTATGCATTCATTTCGTTTATTTCAAAATGTTTATCATTGTGCCAATGAAATGCTGTTCGCTTATATATGCTTACATCTAATCAAACTTGGTGTACCTATAGAGCTAGATCATTTTTTACTATTTGCAGGTCTATCCATTTTGGTATTAACGTGGTCTTATGAGAAAGGAAAAATGTATGTTATTGTTGCCACGGTTTTTCTTATCATTATAGGGTTAATTGTATTTAGTACCATCATAGACCCATCACTGATCGTAGTAGGAGTGCTTTGGAGAACAGGTTCTCATTACAAGCACTTTGATATGATGAGTCATCCTGGTACAGTAGTTGTCTGGTCCGTGATACTAGGTAGTTTATTATACTGGCTCATGTTTGTAGCGGATAAGCCTGGAGCATATAAAATTTTAGCAGTTCTTTTTATACAGATTGGTCTTGTCATCATCATTGAGTTTGCTAAAAAGATATTATTTTCACACCTGCAAACAAAAGAAAAAGTAAAGGTAAGTTCCATTTTTACTCTTTTTTTAATCACGTTATTAAGTATAACTGCCTTAGCGTCAGTAAGTTACTTGTTAATTCCTAAAGTTGTAATGGGACTTTTAGGGATGATTGGGCAGGCAGTAGGGTTTTTATTGAGTCCATTTTTAATGTGGCTCATAAACTATTTTGAAGAACGTGGAGCTGATCCATTTAAGCCGGTGCAAACGGATATTTCTGGTGAATGGGAACATCTGCCGTTGGAAAATGTTGCATCAACAGTGTCTGCTTCTTTTAATTGGTTTATATCCTTAGCTGTCATTATTACTTTAGTTATCGTTGTTTTGCTTTTATGGAGACGTTTTAAAACTGAAAAAGCGTTTCATGTGAACCGAAATGAAGGTATGTTATCACAAGTCATGCCTCTCCAAGTAACGAAAATCAACAACCGTACGAATATGTATAGAGGTAATAATGAAATTCGAAAAAGCATGTATCAATTTGAGTTATATTGCAAAAAGAAAGAATTAAACCGCTTGGAAGGAGAAACCGTCATAGAGTGGTTCAAGAGAATCGAGGCACCGGACGTGGTTAAAGGAGATATATTATATATTTATGAAAAAGCAAGGTACGGAGAAGAAATAAAAGAAGGTGAAGTTCATCGTTTTAAAACATCGATAAAGCTAATTAAGACACATATTAAGAAGAAAAGAAAGTAGCAAACTACCCTGTGAGTGAGTGATGCAGGGTAGTTTTTTAGGAAACAGAATAAATGAGTGATTACTCACTTTACAAATAAACTAGAAAGGAGTAAATTATAACTATACTATAAATGAGTGATTACTCACTTATTGCTGAAAGCGAGGTTATAAATCTATGAGCGAGCAAATGTGTATACAAGTCCATAATGTTAGTAAAAGTTTCGGAAAAAGAGATGTGCTGCATGACATTAGCTTACAAGTGAAAAAGGCAGAGATATTTGGATTGTTAGGTCCTTCAGGAGCTGGCAAAACCACACTAGTACGGACGATGGTGGGGATTGATGAGGCAACTAGTGGTTATGTAAATGTATTATCAACGAAAATGCCTAACTTACAAGTGCTGAATCGGATTGGATTTATGGCACAATCTGATGCTTTATATACTGAACTTACGGCTCAAGAGAACTTAGAGTTTTTTGCTTCTATATATGGACTGCGTAATTTAAAGAAGAAGCAAAGAATTCTTGAAGTAAGTGAACTTGTTAACTTAACAATTGACTTGAAGAAAAAAGTAAACGCATATTCTGGCGGTATGAAACGTCGACTGTCACTCGCTATTTCTTTATTACATGAGCCAGACGTTCTTGTGTTAGATGAACCAACAGTAGGGATTGACCCTGTGTTGCGTAACCAGATATGGGATGAACTACGTCGTTTACGTGAGCAAGGTACAACGATTGTTGTTACTACGCATGTGATGGATGAAGCGGAGAAGTGTCATCGCCTTGGTATGATTCGTGATGGTAGATTAATAGCAATAGGCTCACCAGAGGAGCTTAAAGACAATACAAAAACAGCATCATTAGAAGAAGCATTTTTGTATTACGGAGGTGTGCGTGCATGAGAATAATAGCTTTAGTGATTAGAATAATAAGACAATTTTTTCGGGATCGTCGTACGCTAGGGCTCATGATTGTAGCGCCAATGTTTGTGTTACTTTTAATGAATATTGTGTTTAATGGCAAAGATTATGTCCCGACAATTGCTTATGACAATATGCCAGCATCCATTATAGACTCACTTGAATCATCAGATGCTAAAGTAGTAGAGATGAGCGAAGAAGAAGCACTTGATGAGCTTCAGGCTCAACGAGCAGATGGATATATAAAGATGGATGGGATGGTTCCGTCTATTATATTGGAGGGAAGTGATCCAACTGCAAATATGGCAGTAATTACTGCTGTAACTACCGCTTTAAAAAAACTATCATCTCAAGCGAATTTGATGGAACCTGAAATTGAACTTCTACACGGATACGAAAATATGTCTCTTATTGATAACTTTGGGCCAATATTGATTGGGTTCTTTATATTCTTTTTCGTGTTTTTAATTTCTGGTGTTTCGTTTTTACGAGAAAGAACAAGTGGTACCCTTGAAAGATTGTTAGCTACACCACTTAGGAGGTGGGAGATTGTCGTTGGTTATATATTAGGCTTCGGTATTTTTGCAGTTTTCCAAGCGACACTGATCTCTTGGTTTGCCATTGAAGTATTAGATATTATGATGACAGGATCGTTTGGATTTATTTTATTAGTTACATTTCTACTTGCTCTAACAGCTTTAAGCTTAGGTACCTTACTTTCCGCCTTCGCTGGCAATGAACTGCAAATGATGCAATTCATTCCGATTGTGGTTATTCCACAAATATTCTTCTCTGGTATCATTAATCTTGAAACGATGGATCAGTGGCTACGAACTGTGAGTTACTTTATGCCATTAACGTACGGGGCTGATGCACTTAGACATATTATGATACGAGGTCAAGGTTGGGACGCTATTGCAACTGACGTGTATTATTTATTAGGTTTTGCACTTCTGTTTATGCTTTTAAATGTGGTAGCATTAAGAAAGCATCGCAGATTGTAGGAGTTGAGACAGTTGGAAAAATGGATAAGTGAACTGCTCGTTGATCAGCAAAAAGTAAGTGAAAGGCAAGTGCGTATCTTAGAAGCTGCTATCGAAAGCTTTTCGGAAAAAGGTTATGCATCTACATCTACAAGTGAAATAGCAAAGCGTGCGGGTGTCGCAGAAGGAACTATTTTTAGGCATTACAAAACAAAAAAAGACTTATTACTCGCCATTGTTGGACCAACAATGTCTAAGGTTGTCGCGCCGTTTATGGCTAAGAACTTTGTTGATGAGATATTAAAAGACGAGTATTATAGCGCTGAACAATTTATTCGTGCTATTGCCGCTAATCGCTATGAGTTTGTTAAAAAAAACACACCTATGATTAAGATATTTCTCCAAGAAATTGCCTTTCATGACGATATAAGAGAAAATTTCAAGCCAGTTTTTCAAGAATTGATATATAAGCGAATTGCACCAATTATGGCACATTTTCGTGAATGCGGAGAAATACGAAATCTTCCGGATGCTACAATTATCCGATTAGTATCTTCAACATTAATTAGCTTTTTTATTACAAGGTTTATTGTTATACCCGAACATCCCTGGGATGATGAAAAAGAATTAGAAGATACAATCCAATTTATTATGCGTGGATTACGCAATGAAACAGCTGATCAGAAAGATTAACAACAGCTGTTTTTAACTTGCTTAACAGAGATTTAATTGTAAAAGGAAAGAGCACCTAGATAAATGTCTAGGTGCTTTCAATAGTTACTTTACCTTAATCTCGTTATCTTCAACATATACGTCAACATGATTAATATCATCATAGTCTAGTAATAAATCAGCAATCTTGTCTTCTAGTTCTTCTTGAATAACGCGACGCAGAGGACGAGCTCCGAATGCTGGATGGTACCCCTTTATAGATAGATATTGCTTTGCGTCATCTGATATTGTCATTTTAATTTGTTGCTCGTTAAGCTGCTCAATTACTTCAGCAAGCATTAAATCTACAATTACTAGTAAGTCTTTGCTTTCAAGGGACTTGAATTCAATAATACTATCAAATCTGTTTAAAAACTCAGGCTTAAAATAATTGCTAAGTGACTCAAGAACACTACTTACAGAAGTAATATCGTTCTTTTCAAATCCTACCGTTATTTTTTTAGTACCTGCGCCAGCATTGCTTGTCATTATGATAACTGTATCCTTAAAGCTTACTGTTCGCCCCTGGCTATCTGTTAAACGACCATCCTCCATAATTTGCAAGAACATATGCTGCACGTCAGGATGTGCTTTTTCAATTTCGTCTAATAATATAATGCTGTATGGGTTACGACGAACACGTTCTGTAAGCTGGCCAGCTTCGTCGTGGCCAACATAGCCTGGGGGAGAACCAATCAGCTTTGACACAGAGTGTTTCTCCATATATTCACTCATATCAAGACGAACCATTGCGTCTTTTGAGCCGAAAAGTTCTTCTGCTAGCGTTTTTGATAGCTCGGTTTTACCAACACCGGTTGGTCCGACAAATAAGAATGAACCAATCGGGCGATTTTTCCCCTTTAAGCCAGCACGGCTTCGACGAATCGCCTTTGCAACTTTTTTAACAGCTTCCGCTTGACCGATAACCTTCGCTGCTAAGTTATCTTCAAGGTGCTTCATTTTAGATTGTTCATCTGCTTGTAGCTTTCCAACAGGAATACCAGTTTTCTCTTCTATGATCCGTTGAATTTCGGTTAAAGCTACAGTTGCCTTGCTTTTTTCGTCAGCTCTGGACAATTGCTTTTCAAGCTTAGCTTCCTCATCTCGAAGCTTGGCGGCTAGTTCATAGTTTTCTGCTTGTAAAGCTTCTGCTTTTTCGGTTTCGAGTTGAGCTAAGCGATCATGAATTGCTGTTTCATCTGTTCCACCAGATTTTAAGTTAACCTTTGAACCAGCTTCATCCATTAAGTCAATCGCTTTGTCTGGTAAAAAACGATCTTGAATGTAACGTTGTGATAATGTAACGCACGCTTGAATCGCTTCATCGGTGTAAACTACATTGTGATAACTTTCGTATTTTTCTTGGATGCCTTTTAAAATTTCAATAGAATGATCTATTGTAGGCTCATGAACTATGACAGGCTGGAAACGGCGCTCAAGCGCTGCATCCTTTTCAATTTTCCGATATTCTCTTAGCGTTGTTGCCCCAACAACCTGGAGCTCACCTCGTGCGAGTGCGGGCTTTAAAATGTTCCCAGCGTCCATAGATCCTTCGGCTGAACCTGCGCCTACTAGTAAGTGGATTTCATCAATGAACAAGATAATATTTTTGCGTTTTTGTAGTTCAGCAATAAGCTGTTTCATACGTTCCTCAAATTGTCCACGAATACCTGTATTCGCAACAAGAGATGCAACATCAAGTAAATATACCTGCTTGTTCAATAGTTTTGCTGGCACAGATCCTTCTGCTATTTTTAGAGCAAACCCTTCCGCAATTGCTGTTTTACCAACCCCAGGTTCACCAATTAAAACAGGATTATTTTTATTTCGCCTGTTTAAAATCTCAATTACGCGTTCTACCTCTTTATCACGGCCGATAACTGGGTCAATGACTCCGGCTTTTGCCATATGTGTTAAGTTGCGACCAAATTGATCAAGAAAACCATTTCCACCGTCATGCGTGTTTGTGGTTTTCTTACCTTCATGATTATGTGGGTGTCCATGAACTGGAAAGTTTCCAAATAAATCATTCAGGTTAAATCCATTAATGCCATTCGTCATATTGTTAGGCATCTTTAATTTGCTTTTTTCTTTCGTATAACAATCCTCACACAGGAGCAATTGCTTACGATTTTCATTAAATTGAATATTAAGCTGTACAGTCGCTTCTTTTTGTTGACATACTTGACATTTCATAATTAATTACCTCCTGCATATATTTTTTTGACTTTGATTAACTTTGATCAAATAAACACAATACATGTAACAAAAATTATTGAAGTATTTTTGTTTGACTATTTCTGACCTTTATAAGTGTATTATAATCTGACCTTTTTTGACTTTCAAGTAATATGTTTGATTTTTTTATAGAATGTCAATAATGTAGCTACATAATGATAAGGATGGTAAAAACATGGTGAAGCGATTAGATTTAAAATTACTTTTCTT from Bacillus sp. HMF5848 includes these protein-coding regions:
- a CDS encoding TsoY family (seleno)protein, which gives rise to MRRNLKEQYSPLYFLAALGSGGLAISFFMYLMFMVKHPGRPMANFEHVFPTLLGNNISLSAVVAVSLVGIIFFAFKHFQILLWNIREYNLFKKTTAYQELRNSNNEVSLMAIPLTLGMTINVVFIIGAVFVPNLWSIVEYLFPFALTGFLIVGVYALVIFKDYFTRFIIQGDLDFVKNNNLSHMLTIFAFSMISVGFAAPAAMSHTLATSVIAMVMSIFFASLAIMLMIVKMVLGFKSIFKQGIDKMGSPSLWIAIPILTLLGITFVRLYMGINHNLYEVADPSPIPIFLVLTVFVSIQILFGFIGYSVLKKIGYFTDMIHGEGKSPGSFALICPGVAFFVLGMFYIHWGFVKTDILTQYSIVYFALLLPFIYVQFKTVTTIFKLSSKLLREPRVNNVVLNKKQTV
- a CDS encoding DUF7010 family protein yields the protein MNLDELRIDLARRGKRGLHFILASVIIWCAVLIVWLLPIEDIYTKTLLTFCFTTPLVPLAFVISKVIKAEFSANSNPLNKLGLLFSYNELLYILIAMWVYAAAPDKMVMVLAIIFGAHLLPFGWLYKSTAYTVMAVLISVSIFIIGIIFDPVIVSIVMISFEIVFSIWLIIEVKNLQKVATS
- a CDS encoding MoxR family ATPase, with the protein product MLTQFERVKEEIHKVIIGKDTEIELFFISLMFNGHILLESVPGTGKTMLAKTFAQTVDSKFSRIQFTPDVLPSDVTGIQFFNPKKQEFEMKMGPIVANIVLADEINRATPRTQSSLLEVMEEQQVTIDGQTCRLEKPFVVIATQNPVESQQGTFPLPVAQMDRFFMKLKTDYPTFEEEKQMATLYQQGDLLKKIEPVLSVAHIQELQQQVQNVKVVDDVETYIVNICRETRKHAAVELGVSPRGTLALMKAAQGHAFINDRDYVTPTDVKEVAPFVITHRMYLTTEGSLTRTPYAVIQEILASVPVPVEVSYV
- a CDS encoding DUF58 domain-containing protein, whose protein sequence is MEWQTYTVGNRIMMVLGATTFFLMIIALYINSFLFFFFTILLLVFVLVNSYYVENLHKGIHILNEKGRVRLHQGDNCEMTVSIQNTGFPILLGEVTLQVDDCVEPLAGYVAKQSASYMVTVPLSLTRKSETMIRIPVQTKKRGLAKIRNIELRIPHLLGFGVTVLQYKHFYKQDAIVYPSPIPVSQLETLYTQVEGAFYKPMSIYEDRLATIGTRDYQYGDSLSNIHWTASARMMKLQTKQYERVVNTGFMIAVNVSSGYSLTSDLESILSAVCKIAYFAHEQNIPYSLAINVRTAGDIPFYYVSPGSGREQLQKVLELLAQISVNCVTLPFQNMMFVVSRHLPLQPYCIVAGEITESSERLVLEISKKVEATFSLAISNEQHAYMARWC
- a CDS encoding ABC transporter ATP-binding protein produces the protein MSEQMCIQVHNVSKSFGKRDVLHDISLQVKKAEIFGLLGPSGAGKTTLVRTMVGIDEATSGYVNVLSTKMPNLQVLNRIGFMAQSDALYTELTAQENLEFFASIYGLRNLKKKQRILEVSELVNLTIDLKKKVNAYSGGMKRRLSLAISLLHEPDVLVLDEPTVGIDPVLRNQIWDELRRLREQGTTIVVTTHVMDEAEKCHRLGMIRDGRLIAIGSPEELKDNTKTASLEEAFLYYGGVRA
- a CDS encoding ABC transporter permease, with the protein product MRIIALVIRIIRQFFRDRRTLGLMIVAPMFVLLLMNIVFNGKDYVPTIAYDNMPASIIDSLESSDAKVVEMSEEEALDELQAQRADGYIKMDGMVPSIILEGSDPTANMAVITAVTTALKKLSSQANLMEPEIELLHGYENMSLIDNFGPILIGFFIFFFVFLISGVSFLRERTSGTLERLLATPLRRWEIVVGYILGFGIFAVFQATLISWFAIEVLDIMMTGSFGFILLVTFLLALTALSLGTLLSAFAGNELQMMQFIPIVVIPQIFFSGIINLETMDQWLRTVSYFMPLTYGADALRHIMIRGQGWDAIATDVYYLLGFALLFMLLNVVALRKHRRL
- a CDS encoding TetR/AcrR family transcriptional regulator, whose product is MEKWISELLVDQQKVSERQVRILEAAIESFSEKGYASTSTSEIAKRAGVAEGTIFRHYKTKKDLLLAIVGPTMSKVVAPFMAKNFVDEILKDEYYSAEQFIRAIAANRYEFVKKNTPMIKIFLQEIAFHDDIRENFKPVFQELIYKRIAPIMAHFRECGEIRNLPDATIIRLVSSTLISFFITRFIVIPEHPWDDEKELEDTIQFIMRGLRNETADQKD
- a CDS encoding ATP-dependent Clp protease ATP-binding subunit; translation: MKCQVCQQKEATVQLNIQFNENRKQLLLCEDCYTKEKSKLKMPNNMTNGINGFNLNDLFGNFPVHGHPHNHEGKKTTNTHDGGNGFLDQFGRNLTHMAKAGVIDPVIGRDKEVERVIEILNRRNKNNPVLIGEPGVGKTAIAEGFALKIAEGSVPAKLLNKQVYLLDVASLVANTGIRGQFEERMKQLIAELQKRKNIILFIDEIHLLVGAGSAEGSMDAGNILKPALARGELQVVGATTLREYRKIEKDAALERRFQPVIVHEPTIDHSIEILKGIQEKYESYHNVVYTDEAIQACVTLSQRYIQDRFLPDKAIDLMDEAGSKVNLKSGGTDETAIHDRLAQLETEKAEALQAENYELAAKLRDEEAKLEKQLSRADEKSKATVALTEIQRIIEEKTGIPVGKLQADEQSKMKHLEDNLAAKVIGQAEAVKKVAKAIRRSRAGLKGKNRPIGSFLFVGPTGVGKTELSKTLAEELFGSKDAMVRLDMSEYMEKHSVSKLIGSPPGYVGHDEAGQLTERVRRNPYSIILLDEIEKAHPDVQHMFLQIMEDGRLTDSQGRTVSFKDTVIIMTSNAGAGTKKITVGFEKNDITSVSSVLESLSNYFKPEFLNRFDSIIEFKSLESKDLLVIVDLMLAEVIEQLNEQQIKMTISDDAKQYLSIKGYHPAFGARPLRRVIQEELEDKIADLLLDYDDINHVDVYVEDNEIKVK